A region of Piscinibacter gummiphilus DNA encodes the following proteins:
- a CDS encoding acyl-CoA dehydrogenase has protein sequence MSYVAPVKDMLFCMQELADLESVAKLPGFEDAGLETAQAVLEECAKFNEGVLAPLNFEGDKNPSSWKDGKVTTTPGFKEAFKQFGEGGWQGLQHPADFGGQGLPKTIGAACIEMLNSANVSFALCPLLTDGAIEALLTAGSPEQQQTYLPKMISGEWTGTMNLTEPQAGSDLALVRTRAEPQGDGTYKIFGTKIFITYGEHDMAPNIIHLVLARVAGAPEGVKGISLFLVPKFRLNADGSPGERNDAHCVSIEHKLGIKASPTAVLQFGDHGGAIGELIGEENRGLEYMFIMMNAARYAVGMQGIAVAERSYQKAVQYARDRVQSRPVDGSLPGSAPIIHHPDVRRMLMTMRSLTEGCRAMAITAAAAHDAQHASPDADARKQNQAFYEFMVPLVKGYSTEMSLEVTDLGVQVHGGMGFIEETGAAQYYRDAKILTIYEGTTAIQANDLVGRKTMRDGGQTAKAIAKQIEVTEAALAKSGTPAAQAMLKALSAGRAAFVDVVDFVVANGKTKPNAVFAGSVPYLMLAGNVVAGWQLARALLVAEAQLAKGEGDTAFLTAKVATARFYAEHILTRASSVRAAILEGADSVTALALDAF, from the coding sequence ATGAGCTACGTCGCCCCCGTCAAGGACATGCTGTTCTGCATGCAGGAACTCGCCGACCTCGAGTCCGTCGCGAAGCTTCCGGGGTTCGAGGACGCAGGCCTCGAGACGGCGCAGGCCGTGCTCGAGGAGTGCGCCAAGTTCAACGAGGGCGTGCTCGCCCCGCTGAACTTCGAGGGCGACAAGAACCCGTCCTCGTGGAAGGACGGCAAGGTCACGACGACGCCCGGCTTCAAGGAAGCTTTCAAGCAGTTCGGTGAAGGCGGCTGGCAGGGCCTGCAGCACCCGGCCGACTTCGGCGGCCAGGGCCTGCCGAAGACCATCGGTGCGGCGTGCATCGAGATGCTCAACAGCGCCAACGTCAGCTTCGCGCTGTGCCCGCTGCTGACCGATGGCGCCATCGAGGCGCTGCTGACCGCCGGTTCGCCGGAGCAGCAGCAGACCTACCTCCCGAAGATGATCTCGGGTGAGTGGACCGGCACGATGAACCTGACCGAGCCGCAGGCCGGCTCCGACCTCGCGCTGGTGCGCACGCGTGCCGAACCGCAGGGCGACGGCACGTACAAGATCTTCGGCACGAAGATCTTCATCACGTACGGCGAACACGACATGGCGCCGAACATCATCCACCTCGTGCTGGCCCGCGTGGCCGGCGCGCCAGAAGGGGTCAAGGGCATCAGCCTGTTCCTCGTGCCGAAGTTCCGCCTGAATGCCGACGGCTCGCCGGGCGAGCGCAACGACGCCCACTGCGTCAGCATCGAGCACAAGCTGGGCATCAAGGCCAGCCCCACGGCCGTGCTGCAGTTCGGTGACCACGGCGGTGCCATCGGCGAACTGATCGGCGAGGAGAACCGCGGCCTCGAGTACATGTTCATCATGATGAACGCTGCCCGCTACGCCGTGGGCATGCAGGGCATCGCGGTGGCCGAGCGTTCGTACCAGAAGGCCGTGCAGTACGCCCGCGACCGCGTGCAGTCGAGGCCGGTGGACGGCTCGCTGCCCGGCAGCGCCCCCATCATCCACCACCCCGATGTGCGCCGCATGCTGATGACGATGCGCTCGCTGACCGAAGGCTGCCGCGCGATGGCGATCACCGCCGCCGCGGCGCATGACGCGCAGCACGCCAGCCCGGACGCGGACGCCCGCAAGCAGAACCAGGCGTTCTACGAATTCATGGTGCCGCTCGTGAAGGGCTACAGCACCGAAATGAGCCTCGAGGTCACCGACCTCGGCGTGCAGGTGCACGGCGGCATGGGCTTCATCGAGGAAACCGGCGCGGCGCAGTACTACCGCGACGCGAAGATCCTGACCATCTACGAAGGCACCACCGCCATCCAGGCGAACGACCTCGTGGGCCGCAAGACGATGCGTGACGGCGGCCAGACGGCCAAGGCCATCGCGAAGCAGATCGAGGTCACCGAGGCCGCGCTGGCGAAGTCGGGCACCCCGGCCGCGCAGGCGATGCTCAAGGCGCTGTCGGCCGGCCGCGCCGCCTTCGTCGACGTGGTGGACTTCGTGGTCGCGAACGGCAAGACGAAGCCGAACGCCGTGTTCGCCGGCTCCGTGCCGTACCTGATGCTCGCGGGCAACGTGGTGGCCGGCTGGCAGCTGGCGCGCGCGCTGCTCGTGGCCGAGGCGCAGCTCGCCAAGGGCGAGGGCGACACGGCCTTCCTGACCGCGAAGGTTGCCACGGCCCGCTTCTACGCCGAGCACATCCTGACCCGCGCCTCCAGCGTGCGTGCCGCGATCCTCGAGGGCGCCGACAGCGTCACCGCGCTCGCGCTCGACGCCTTCTGA